DNA sequence from the Stenotrophomonas sp. 24(2023) genome:
AACAGGAGCAGGGCCTGCGCGTGGTGCCGACCGCGCGCGCTGCCCGCCTGACCATGGACCGTGAAGGCATCCGCCGCCTGGCTGCCGAAACCCTGGGCCTGCCGACCTCGCCGTACCGCTTCGTCGATACCGAAGCCGAATACCGCGCCGCCGTGGCGGCCATCGGCCTGCCGTGCGTGGTCAAGCCGGTGATGTCTTCCTCGGGCAAGGGCCAGAGCACGCTGCGCAGCGAGGCGGACATCGCCCCGGCGTGGGATTACGCGCAGACCGGTGGCCGCGCCGGTGCCGGCCGCTGCATCGTTGAAGGCTTCATCGACTTCGATTACGAAATCACCCTGCTGACCGTGCGCCATGCCGGTGGCACCTCGTTCTGCGCGCCGATCGGCCACCTGCAGAAGGACGGCGACTACCGCGAAAGCTGGCAGCCGCAGCCGATGTCGGACAAGGCGCTGGCGCGTGCCGAAGAGATCTCGCGCGCGATCACCGACGATCTGGGCGGCTGGGGCCTGTTCGGCGTGGAGCTGTTCGTGAAGGGGGACGCGGTGTGGTTCAGCGAAGTCTCGCCGCGCCCGCACGACACCGGCCTGGTCACCCTGGTGTCGCAGGAACTGAGCGAATTCGCCCTGCACGCGCGCGCGATCCTGGGCCTGCCGATTCCGGTGATCCGCCAGAGCGGCCCGTCGGCGTCGTGCGCGCTGCTGGCCCAGGGCGAAGGCGTGCCGTACTTCAACAACGTCGCCGCCGCGCTGCAGGTGCCCGATACCGCCGTGCGCCTGTTCGGCAAGCCCAGCGTGCACGGCCAGCGCCGCGTGGGTGTCACCCTGGCCCGCGCCGACAGCATCGATGATGCGCGCGCGATCGCCCGTGATGCGGCTGAAGTGATCGGCGTGGAACTGCGTCCGTAACCACCAGGAAGCAGCGCCGGGCCAGGCCCGGCGCTACCGGCTTACTTCACATCCACCCACACCAGGTGGTGGTCGCTGCCATCGGCGTACTTGGCTTCCGGGCTCTCGTTGGCCGGCCAGAACACGCCGCTGCCGACGTAGCTGAAGCCGGCCGAGGGCAGCACGTAGTCCAGGCGCAGGGTGCCCGACTTCGGTCCGAAATCACCGGTGGCCTGCTGCGGGGCGCCCTTGCGCGCGATGCCCTTGGCGGCATAGGCCAGGCTGGTCTGTTCGGCGCCCACGCTGTGCGGTGTGGGGTAGCGCAGCACGCGCGGGTGTTCGATCAGCGCGACGATCGCATCGTGGCGGCCATCGCCATCGACCGGGTCGTTGTTGAGGTCGCCGAAGATCACAAAGCGCGCGTCCTGCGCCAGGCCGCCGCACTGGCCCTTGTCATCGCACAGCCAGGGCTTGTCGCCCGCGCTGAGGTACTCGTTCCACAGGCGCAGTTCGTCGTGGTTGCGCGCGGCATTGCGCTTTTCCGGGCCATCGAACACCGGCGGCGTCGGGTGCGCGACCAGCACGTGCAGCAGGCCGGAGGGCGTCTGCACCGGCACGTCCCAGTGCGACTTGGACGACAGGCGCAGCTGCGACCACACCGTGTCGTTGTGGAACGGTGCATGCGTCTTCGGGTCCACCGGGCGCAGCGCGCCGGGCATCGTGCTCCACTTCAGCAACTGGAAGCTGCGCACCTTGGCCGCGTCGATCGGGTAGCGCGACAGCACCAGCATGCCGTACTGGCCCGGGTGCAGGCCGTAGCCCCAGGCATCGTTGCCGTAGTCGCGGCCCGTGCCACCGACCGAACCGTTGTTGTCCAGGTCCAGGCCGCTG
Encoded proteins:
- the purT gene encoding formate-dependent phosphoribosylglycinamide formyltransferase → MAKLGTPLSPSATRVLLLGSGELGKEVAIELQRLGVEVIAADRYADAPAMQVAHRSHVIDMLDAMALRQLIAQEQPHLVVPEIEAIHTETLVQLEQEQGLRVVPTARAARLTMDREGIRRLAAETLGLPTSPYRFVDTEAEYRAAVAAIGLPCVVKPVMSSSGKGQSTLRSEADIAPAWDYAQTGGRAGAGRCIVEGFIDFDYEITLLTVRHAGGTSFCAPIGHLQKDGDYRESWQPQPMSDKALARAEEISRAITDDLGGWGLFGVELFVKGDAVWFSEVSPRPHDTGLVTLVSQELSEFALHARAILGLPIPVIRQSGPSASCALLAQGEGVPYFNNVAAALQVPDTAVRLFGKPSVHGQRRVGVTLARADSIDDARAIARDAAEVIGVELRP
- a CDS encoding endonuclease/exonuclease/phosphatase family protein; translated protein: MNAHSLTLGLALLCGALGPAFAKTPAMTGKPSAPLRLATYNTSLYSDEAGGLVKELEGDSEHARKIAAVLQQVRPDIVLLNEFDYDDAHRAAELFQTRYLDVAQPGGGKPLHFAYRYLAPVNTGVPSGLDLDNNGSVGGTGRDYGNDAWGYGLHPGQYGMLVLSRYPIDAAKVRSFQLLKWSTMPGALRPVDPKTHAPFHNDTVWSQLRLSSKSHWDVPVQTPSGLLHVLVAHPTPPVFDGPEKRNAARNHDELRLWNEYLSAGDKPWLCDDKGQCGGLAQDARFVIFGDLNNDPVDGDGRHDAIVALIEHPRVLRYPTPHSVGAEQTSLAYAAKGIARKGAPQQATGDFGPKSGTLRLDYVLPSAGFSYVGSGVFWPANESPEAKYADGSDHHLVWVDVK